The genomic segment GCCATGCGGATCTGTGCAAGCCAAGCGGCGCAAGCGAGACCCGCATCGCGGAGGGCCGTCGGGCCTCGTCGCCAAGCCTCCTCGACCGCGACCTACAACATCGCCCGTATGCCACTCAGGCGAATGACCGGTGTGAGCCAGCTGGTCAGACCGACACGCCACCCGGCACGCCCCGATGCGAACGAACTGCGCGGAGCGAGCAGACCGCACTCAAGGCCACCACCGATCTGAGCGATCGGCTCGTGCGACCTCACGACTTGAAACTCTGCGAGGCCGTATGCTACGCGGTGGTGCGAACCTTGACCGGACTCACGCACTCTTGATGTGATACCCTGGAGACAAGACACACATGGTTGTGGACGAACAGCGGCGGTTGATCCTGGACCAGTTCACCCGCCAGGCGGTCCCGTTCTCGGAAATGCACGCCCGGGACGATGCGGAGATCCACCAGCTCCTCATCACGACCGCCGGGATCACTTCGGTCGATCAGGTGCTCGATGTGGCCTGTGGGCCGGGGCTCGTCGCGTGCGAAGTCGCGAAGGTGGCCGGTCACGTCACCGGAGTCGATCTGACCCCGGCGATGATCGACCAGGCCCGGACCCGCCAGCGGTCCCTCGGGCTGGTCAACCTGACGTGGGTGCTCGGCGACGCGCAGCCGCTCCCGTTCCCGGACGCGACGTTCTCGCGGGTCGTGACCCGGTATTCGTTCCACCACTTCTCCGACCCGCGCGGCGTCTTCGCCGAGCTAGCGCGGGTCTGCCGCCCCGGCGGTCGGGTTACCGTCTGCGACGTGTTCACGACCTCGCCGCAGCAGGCCGAAGCCTACGACCGGTTGGAGCGCTTCCGCGACCCGTCCCACACCCACGCCCTTCAGCTCGCCGAACTCGAGGAACTGTTCGCCGGGCTCGCGGATGTGCGGCGGGAGTTCTACAAGTACCCCGTCCGAGTTAACGAGCTCCTGTCGCGCTCGTTCCCGGACGCCGGCGGAGCGGACGCGTTCCGGCACGCGGTGCGGGCCGACATCGGGATCAATGCTCTGGGCATCGACGCCGCGAACAACAGCGGGCTCCAGTTCTCGTTCCCGGTTGTCATACTGTCCGGTGTGAAGTAACTCGCCGCGTCGAACCCGCCCACAAGGGGCGGGTTCGGCGCGGCGGATGAGTCACTTCCGATCCGACACCGAGACGGGGCCAAACTGTCCGCACTAATCGTCCCGCGCGATCATGAAGATCCGGAGGATGTAGTAGAACAACATCGCGAACGAGCCGAACAGGGCCATACTCGCGGCCACGTGCTCGTTCGTGCCGTACCGGTGCATCACGTTCGACGTGTCGTAGACGATGTACCCGGCGAACAGGGCCACCATCAGCCCGAAGAACACGAGCCCCAGGCTGAACCCGAACAGCACGGCCGCCAGGATCACGCCCAGTGCCACGAACGACCCGATCGCCAGTATCGGCCCCATGAACGAGAAGTCCTTGCCGGACACGAACACGGCCACGGTCAGCGCCCCGAACGCGGCCAGCGTCACGATCCCCGCTTGGATCGGCAACTGCGGGTTCCCGATGCCGAACTTCGGGTTCGACGCGATCAAGAGAATCGGCAAGAACAGGACGGTATAGAGCGACACGTACAGCGCCAGCCCCGCGTACTGCATCCCGACCGACGCCCGCGACCGGGCCATGTACTGGGCGGCCATCGTGCCGCCCATGAACACGATCATCAGGATGAACCACGCGAACCGGTGCGCCATGAACACGTCGCGGACGATCTGTTCGGCCGCTCCGGTCGCAATGAGCGCCGCCGAGGCGGCGACCCAGGCCAGAACCGCACCCGCCAGGTGCGCATAAGTGCGGCGGATGAACCGCACCCGTTCGCTCGGCGGGGCCGAAGCGACGCTCTCACCGTAGTATCCGTCGACGAGATAGCTCATGTGGGCTTTCCTCCAAGGGTTACCCACTTTATGCATGCGGCGTGCCGCGAAGCAAGCGATTTCAGGCCACGCGGCGGGCCGGCGCGTCGCGAAACCGCGGGTCGTAAGCGTGTAACCCTAATGGCGGCTGGTAGTAATGGAGGTCCACCTCGCCCTCATAAGGGGCACAGATCAGGACGGCCGTCTTGCTGGCATCTTCTCGCGGCATCACGGAATTCAGGTGTGCGTGCATCTCCTCACGCGCGCCGCGTAAGGCGGCCCGGCACATTTTGACGCGCCACCGCCACCCGAGCCGCCCCGGAGGGGTCTCCGCGGTGCCGTCGAAGTACGCGCCGGTCGGGTCGGTGAAATACGTGGCCTTGAGCAACTGCCGCAGCGCCCCTTCTGTCGGCAGCCACTCGCAGTTGTGATCGGCGAAGTTGTACAGCGCCCCTTTCGCCCCGAGCCCCAGCCCGAGCGGGCCGCCGATCACCACGGTCGTGCCCGGGTGGCAGCAGTGGCGGATCTGGGCCAGCGCGTAAAACGGGTCGTGCAGGTGGTAGTACACGCCCATGAACAGGATCACGTCGAACTTCTTTCCCCGGGACGCGAGATCGTAAACCGACAGGTTCTGGTCGATCTCCACCGAGGAGCCGAGTAGCTCCTTCGCCAGGTGGATGCCGCGCCCATGGGACCAGTTCTGGCCGAGGTCGTCGCTCGCCAGCACCGCCCGCGCGCCGCGCTTCTCGGCGTAGAAGCTCCAGTACCCGTCCCACGCGCCGATGTCGAGGACCGACTTGCCGCGGAAGTCCACGGTCGCGAGCTGCGATTCGATGAGCCGCCAGACGCGCCGGTGCTCGTCGAGCTGGTGGCAGTGGGTGCGGGTCCGGAGCCCGTTACCGAAATCGAACTCGTGGTACCAGGTGACGGCGTCCAGTTCTGCCTGTTTGGCCGTGATGTCCATTCGCTCCCCCCAAAACAAAAAACGGACCGCGCGCCCGGATTACTGACACGCGGTCCGCGGTCACTCGCCCCCCGACGAGTGAGCCGATGTCTCTTGTGTTCTCGTCGGGCGGGACGAGGCGTTGCGCCGTCCCACCGTCCCGCAAAGCAACGGCGGAACGGTGGCAAAGGCTTGTCCCGCCATTTCGTCGTCGAACCCGATCAACTGTCGAAGGTGCTCTCGCCCACGCCGGGGTTCGCTTTCATATCGGTGAAGCTGTACGCTTCGAGCAGGTCACCGACGGCGGCCCCGGACTTCGGCTGGTCGTACGCCTCGTACCGCACCAGCATCTTCGTGTCCTTGTCCACGTAAATCAGCATCCGATAGGCGTAGCGGAAGGCGTGCTGGCGGCGGGTGAGGACCTCGTAACGGGTCACGTTCTTGCCCGCGAACTGGTACTCGCCGGCGTACACCTCGACCGGGTTGTTCAGCGTCTTCTCGCGGGCCGTGGCGGCCGAGATGCGGTCGAGGACGGCGGCCATCGTCCACTCGGTCACCGGGTGCCGGTTGGCGGCCAGGAACTTCTCGTCGTCGAGGTCGATCGAGTGGAACCCCTTCGCCCCGGCGGCGCCGGCCGGGCGGTAGCGCATCTTCATGGTCTTGCGCGCCGCGGAGTAGGCCACTTCCATGCCGGCGACCTCGCTCGGGCGGGCGAACCGCACGTACACGCCCACCGGCTTCGTCCGGACCTTCATCTCCGCGACCTGCTCGGCGCCGATCTTGTCCTTCACCATTTCCTGACGGGTGAACGTGCAACTGTAGTCGCGCAACTTGCCCAGCGCGGTTTGGGCGTCGCCGAGCACGGTCACGAGCGATTCGCCACCGACCTTCGGGTGTTCGACCGCGGCCGGTGCCGACTTGGCCGGCTCGCCCTTGGGCGGCTGGGCAACGACCACCCCGCCCGCCAGAAGCCCGGCGCACGCCACCGCTGCCCACGTCTTCGTTCGCATGGTTTCGCTCCCCCCATCGACCCAGTAGATCGGCCTTTGGGCAGGCTCATAACAACCGAGCGCAGCCAGGGGAAGCCAAAAAATGCCAATTTCGCAAAGGAAACTACACGAGATGCGCGGAGTGCGGGGGTTCTCGAATCTCGCCCGTGCGGGCGAGATGGGGCGTCGGCCCGAAGGGGAACGGGTGCTCGGCACCGGAACCGCGGAGCGCCGAATAGGATGAGGGAGGGTTCGGGGGCGTCCTTGTCGTGGCCGGAGCGCATATGTCCGTTCAGATCCTGACCATCGAGTCGCAGCCGTTCGCCGAAAACTCGTACCTGGTGTGGAACGATGGGGGCACGGAGGCGTTCGTCATCGACCCCGGCTTCGAGCCCGAACTGATCGTCGAGGCCCTCGATGAGCGTGGCCTGACACTCGTGGCGATCGTCTGCACGCACGGGCACTGCGACCACATTGCGGGGAACGCCGCACTCAAGCGGGCGTACCCGACCGTCCCGATCATTATCGGGGCCGGCGACGCGGTCATGCTCACCGACGCGATGAAGAACCTGAGCGGGCCGTTCGGCTTCGACGTGACCAGCCCCCCGGCCGACCGCACGGTCACCGACGGCGAGGCGCTCACCGTTGCGGGCATCACAATGGACGTGGGCGAGATCCCCGGGCACTCGCCCGGTCACGTCGTGTACGCCCTCCGCGACACGAAGCCGACGCTCGTCCTTGGCGGCGACGTGCTGTTCCGCGGCGGCGTGGGCCGCACCGACTTCCCCGGCGGCAGTTTCGCGCAGCTCAAAGCGGGCATCCGGCGCGTGTTGTGGCCGCTCCCGGATGATACCGTTGTTTACCCCGGTCACGGCCCGACCACGACCACCGGCCACGAGAAACGCACCAACGCGTATCTCGCGGACTGAACCCGTGGTAAACTGGGGCAACCCGCCTTCGGAGCTGCCCCGATGCGCTTCTCGTTCCTGCCCGCACTCCTTGTCGTTTTCACCCCCGTCACGGCGTCCGCGGCCGATGTGTCCTTCGAGCGGGACGTACTCGCGGTTCTCACGCGGGCCGGGTGCAACGCGGGCGCGTGCCACGGCAACCTCAACGGCAAGGGCGGCCTGAAACTGTCCCTGAAGGGTGAAGACGCGGCCGGCGACTTCGCGGTGCTGACCCGCGACATGCTCGCCCGCCGCACCGACCCGCTCCGCCCGGACGAGAGCCTGATCCTCAAGAAGGCCACCGGGCAGGTGCCGCACGAGGGCGGCGCGCGGTTCGCTCAAACGAGCCGCGAGTACGCCCGCCTCCGCACCTGGATCGCCAGCGGCGCGCGGGTCGATGCCCCCGGCGGGCCGATGCTCCGCAAACTGGTCGTCACGCCGGCGAGCCGGATTCTGGTCGCCCCCAGTGACCGGTTCCGCGTCTCGGCGGTCGCCCACTTCTCTGATGGCAGCACGCGCGACGTGACGACGCTCGCGGCGTACGAGTTCACCGCCGTCGGCATCGCGAAGGTCACGCCGGACGGCGAAGTGGTCCGCGAGCAGACCGGCGAGGTCGTCCTTCTGGTCCGCTATCTGTCCCTGGTCGAACCCGTGCGGATCGTGTTCCTGCCGGACCGACCGGTTACCGAAACCGGCACACTTGTCGCCAACAATGAAATCGACACGCTCGTCTTCGCGCAACTGAAAGAACTCCGGTTGAAGCCGGCCGAACTCGCTCCGGACCGCGTGTTCTTGCGTCGCGCCTACCTCGATGCGATCGGCATCCTGCCCACGCCCGCCGAGACGCGGGCGTTCCTCGCGGACGCCGATCCGAAGAAGCGCGAGAAGCTCATCGACGCGCTACTCGCGCGCCCCGAGTTCGCGGAGTACTGGGCACAGAAGTGGTCCGACCTGCTCCGCAACGAGGAGAAGGCGCTCGACCGGAAGGGCGTCGCGGTGTTCTACCGGTGGATCGCGGCCCAGCTCGCCGCCGACCGCCCGCTCAATGAGTTTGCCCGCGACGTCATCGCCGCCCGCGGCAGCACGT from the Frigoriglobus tundricola genome contains:
- a CDS encoding class I SAM-dependent methyltransferase, whose protein sequence is MVVDEQRRLILDQFTRQAVPFSEMHARDDAEIHQLLITTAGITSVDQVLDVACGPGLVACEVAKVAGHVTGVDLTPAMIDQARTRQRSLGLVNLTWVLGDAQPLPFPDATFSRVVTRYSFHHFSDPRGVFAELARVCRPGGRVTVCDVFTTSPQQAEAYDRLERFRDPSHTHALQLAELEELFAGLADVRREFYKYPVRVNELLSRSFPDAGGADAFRHAVRADIGINALGIDAANNSGLQFSFPVVILSGVK
- a CDS encoding Bax inhibitor-1/YccA family protein, whose translation is MSYLVDGYYGESVASAPPSERVRFIRRTYAHLAGAVLAWVAASAALIATGAAEQIVRDVFMAHRFAWFILMIVFMGGTMAAQYMARSRASVGMQYAGLALYVSLYTVLFLPILLIASNPKFGIGNPQLPIQAGIVTLAAFGALTVAVFVSGKDFSFMGPILAIGSFVALGVILAAVLFGFSLGLVFFGLMVALFAGYIVYDTSNVMHRYGTNEHVAASMALFGSFAMLFYYILRIFMIARDD
- a CDS encoding methyltransferase domain-containing protein, whose amino-acid sequence is MDITAKQAELDAVTWYHEFDFGNGLRTRTHCHQLDEHRRVWRLIESQLATVDFRGKSVLDIGAWDGYWSFYAEKRGARAVLASDDLGQNWSHGRGIHLAKELLGSSVEIDQNLSVYDLASRGKKFDVILFMGVYYHLHDPFYALAQIRHCCHPGTTVVIGGPLGLGLGAKGALYNFADHNCEWLPTEGALRQLLKATYFTDPTGAYFDGTAETPPGRLGWRWRVKMCRAALRGAREEMHAHLNSVMPREDASKTAVLICAPYEGEVDLHYYQPPLGLHAYDPRFRDAPARRVA
- a CDS encoding DUF1571 domain-containing protein produces the protein MRTKTWAAVACAGLLAGGVVVAQPPKGEPAKSAPAAVEHPKVGGESLVTVLGDAQTALGKLRDYSCTFTRQEMVKDKIGAEQVAEMKVRTKPVGVYVRFARPSEVAGMEVAYSAARKTMKMRYRPAGAAGAKGFHSIDLDDEKFLAANRHPVTEWTMAAVLDRISAATAREKTLNNPVEVYAGEYQFAGKNVTRYEVLTRRQHAFRYAYRMLIYVDKDTKMLVRYEAYDQPKSGAAVGDLLEAYSFTDMKANPGVGESTFDS
- a CDS encoding MBL fold metallo-hydrolase, with translation MSVQILTIESQPFAENSYLVWNDGGTEAFVIDPGFEPELIVEALDERGLTLVAIVCTHGHCDHIAGNAALKRAYPTVPIIIGAGDAVMLTDAMKNLSGPFGFDVTSPPADRTVTDGEALTVAGITMDVGEIPGHSPGHVVYALRDTKPTLVLGGDVLFRGGVGRTDFPGGSFAQLKAGIRRVLWPLPDDTVVYPGHGPTTTTGHEKRTNAYLAD